A genomic stretch from Chitinophagaceae bacterium includes:
- a CDS encoding M36 family metallopeptidase, translating to MAQQKGEEFQLIKKYAKQLELPADETNYMISNAYKDQSSGLTYIYIQQQYKGIKVFNQIITTAFKESKLLYNSGSFIKNIEAKAGPSFPVVDALTAVNKTAAHLQLANPSGLQVVGDMMNLEKKVILNSGNIARQNIFANLYWVPVDDGATVHLSWNINIELKDKADWWNVRIDALTGNILGQDNWTVNEKLPASKKNSKAIGSNNWSIITTPSANFATSITGGSYTVVPFPAESRNVAAAAVDNNPWLKSGTGNDAITHGWHHDGTTDYSITRGNNVYAYLDVDATNTPGVSNTAAASTSAIPSLSFNFLPDFTQQPSIAGNKNFAITNLFYWNNLMHDVFYQYGFDEAAGNFQADNIGRGGAGNDYVQAEAQDGGGTNNANFSTPADGGKPRMQMYLFDGVISFKVNTPAAIAGNYNSLESSFSTANLLADVGPKTGQVIYFNDDASGTTHEACGGAPVNIVAGKIAMINRGSCNFTVKVKNAQDAGAIAVIVVNNVAGTPIIMGGTDNTITIPAVMISQSDGLILAAQLANNLNVTLSAGVDIDGDLDNGIVTHEYGHGISNRLTGGPANSSCLNNSEQAGEGWSDYIALRMTTNWATSALTDGENPRAVGTYAVGEPITGGGIRRYPYSTNMAIDPLTYASMDGTATGGEVHNIGEIWCSALWDMTWNIIKETGTITPAIHSGNGTGGNVIALRLVIQGMKLQPCSPGFIDSRNAILAADSILYNYAHKCAIWKAFAARGMGYSAKQGSSNLTSDHTPAYDLPGGVTLQKCNSRKNCNIFFFYN from the coding sequence ATGGCCCAGCAAAAGGGCGAAGAGTTTCAGTTAATTAAGAAGTATGCAAAGCAGTTAGAACTCCCTGCTGATGAAACTAATTATATGATCAGTAATGCATATAAAGATCAGTCAAGCGGGTTGACATATATTTATATACAGCAACAATATAAAGGGATAAAGGTATTTAACCAGATCATCACTACTGCTTTTAAAGAGAGTAAGCTGCTATACAACTCAGGTTCATTTATCAAAAACATTGAAGCTAAAGCAGGACCTTCTTTCCCTGTAGTAGATGCTTTAACAGCTGTAAATAAAACAGCAGCTCATTTGCAGTTAGCCAATCCATCCGGGTTACAGGTAGTTGGTGACATGATGAACCTGGAGAAAAAGGTTATACTCAACAGCGGAAATATTGCCCGCCAAAATATTTTTGCCAATTTATACTGGGTTCCTGTAGATGATGGGGCAACTGTTCATCTTTCCTGGAACATTAATATTGAATTGAAAGACAAAGCCGACTGGTGGAATGTTCGTATTGATGCTCTTACAGGCAATATTCTCGGCCAGGATAACTGGACAGTAAATGAAAAACTGCCCGCATCAAAAAAGAACAGCAAAGCGATTGGATCAAATAACTGGTCAATAATAACAACTCCATCTGCAAACTTTGCAACTTCAATTACAGGCGGCAGCTACACAGTAGTGCCTTTTCCTGCAGAAAGCAGGAATGTAGCCGCAGCAGCAGTTGACAATAACCCATGGCTGAAATCAGGCACAGGTAATGATGCAATCACTCACGGATGGCATCATGATGGTACTACTGACTATAGTATTACACGGGGCAATAATGTATACGCCTATCTCGATGTTGATGCTACAAATACTCCCGGAGTTTCTAATACAGCGGCTGCATCTACTTCAGCAATTCCTTCCCTGTCGTTTAATTTTTTACCTGATTTCACCCAGCAGCCTTCTATTGCAGGCAATAAGAATTTTGCCATCACAAATTTGTTTTACTGGAACAACCTGATGCATGATGTTTTTTACCAGTATGGATTTGATGAAGCAGCAGGAAATTTTCAGGCCGATAATATAGGAAGAGGCGGAGCGGGAAATGATTATGTACAGGCTGAAGCACAGGATGGTGGAGGTACAAACAATGCTAATTTCTCTACTCCGGCTGATGGAGGCAAACCAAGAATGCAGATGTATCTGTTTGATGGTGTTATAAGTTTTAAAGTAAATACACCAGCTGCAATTGCAGGGAATTATAACAGTTTGGAAAGCAGTTTCAGTACAGCTAATTTACTGGCTGATGTTGGACCTAAAACCGGGCAGGTTATTTATTTTAATGATGACGCATCTGGCACAACTCATGAAGCATGTGGAGGAGCCCCTGTTAATATTGTAGCAGGAAAAATAGCAATGATCAACAGAGGTTCCTGCAATTTTACAGTTAAAGTAAAGAATGCCCAGGATGCAGGTGCAATTGCAGTGATTGTAGTTAATAATGTTGCCGGAACCCCCATTATAATGGGAGGAACCGATAATACAATTACAATCCCTGCTGTAATGATCTCCCAAAGTGATGGGTTGATTTTAGCAGCTCAGTTAGCTAATAATTTAAATGTTACACTGTCAGCAGGTGTTGATATTGATGGTGATCTGGATAATGGAATTGTTACACATGAGTATGGTCATGGTATTTCCAATCGCTTAACGGGTGGACCTGCAAACAGCAGTTGTTTAAATAACAGTGAACAGGCGGGTGAAGGCTGGAGTGATTATATCGCCCTGAGGATGACTACCAACTGGGCAACTTCTGCTCTTACTGATGGTGAAAACCCAAGGGCCGTGGGTACTTATGCTGTTGGCGAACCAATAACAGGTGGCGGTATACGCCGTTATCCATACAGTACAAATATGGCCATCGATCCGCTTACCTATGCCAGTATGGATGGAACTGCGACTGGTGGTGAGGTACATAACATTGGTGAAATATGGTGCTCAGCTCTGTGGGATATGACATGGAATATTATTAAAGAAACCGGAACCATTACACCGGCTATTCATTCAGGAAATGGAACAGGTGGAAATGTAATTGCATTACGTTTGGTTATACAGGGAATGAAACTCCAACCCTGCAGTCCCGGATTCATTGATTCAAGAAATGCAATTTTAGCAGCTGATTCTATTTTATATAACTATGCACACAAGTGTGCCATCTGGAAAGCTTTTGCAGCAAGAGGAATGGGATATAGTGCAAAACAGGGAAGCTCCAATCTTACATCCGACCATACACCTGCATATGATTTGCCAGGTGGTGTTACGTTACAAAAATGTAACTCCCGAAAAAATTGCAACATCTTCTTCTTCTACAATTAA
- a CDS encoding T9SS type A sorting domain-containing protein — MLRYKNVTPEKIATSSSSTINLQATCGCDVPLSNYKITDTIPAGFTYVSSSPGGSVSGNAVTFSSINFISPQQVKNYSITITASGAGCTIDSLINDNRETSTVGGLTSSALFAANNWIESSSFANSGTKAWFGADATDSSDFVLTSNAFTVQNLSLLSFWHKYDFETGYDGGRIEISTDGGTTWINAELYIFQNSYTSTMSSGPWGNGEKVFSGSTGGQFVNTLINLVPFNGQSIKIRFRVRTDTGNPGIIAGWFIDDILALRGCGGFSKAMIFDNAGNKVDSVMKPLFITSVVTAVNDPVINSNSVRIYPNPASDNSNVSFHIFGRGQTTVSVVNLNGQKLFSYNKGTLLPGDYIQSIPVNKLAAGTYFITIETGNKRVYKKFVVVH, encoded by the coding sequence GTGTTACGTTACAAAAATGTAACTCCCGAAAAAATTGCAACATCTTCTTCTTCTACAATTAATCTGCAGGCTACATGCGGTTGTGATGTACCGTTGAGTAATTATAAAATTACAGATACAATACCTGCCGGTTTCACATACGTCAGCAGCAGCCCCGGTGGATCAGTTAGCGGAAATGCTGTTACATTTTCCTCAATTAATTTCATTTCACCGCAGCAAGTGAAAAATTATTCCATAACAATTACTGCTTCTGGTGCAGGTTGTACAATTGATTCGCTTATCAACGATAACCGGGAAACAAGTACAGTTGGCGGATTAACTTCATCAGCTTTATTTGCAGCAAATAACTGGATCGAGAGCAGCAGCTTTGCAAACAGCGGAACTAAGGCATGGTTCGGTGCTGATGCAACTGATTCATCAGATTTTGTTTTAACTTCCAATGCATTTACCGTGCAGAATCTTTCTCTGCTTTCATTCTGGCACAAGTATGATTTTGAAACCGGATATGATGGCGGACGTATTGAGATTTCAACAGATGGCGGCACAACATGGATCAATGCTGAACTCTATATCTTCCAGAATTCTTATACTTCAACAATGAGCTCAGGTCCCTGGGGTAACGGGGAAAAAGTATTCAGCGGTTCTACCGGAGGTCAGTTTGTAAATACATTGATTAACCTTGTACCATTTAATGGCCAATCCATAAAGATCAGATTCAGGGTAAGAACAGATACAGGTAATCCCGGAATTATAGCGGGTTGGTTTATTGATGATATTCTTGCATTACGTGGTTGCGGAGGATTTTCAAAAGCAATGATATTTGATAATGCCGGAAACAAAGTAGATAGTGTGATGAAACCATTATTTATAACCTCAGTTGTAACAGCAGTAAATGATCCTGTTATTAACAGCAACAGTGTCCGGATCTATCCAAACCCTGCATCTGATAACAGCAATGTTTCATTCCATATTTTCGGCAGAGGTCAAACAACTGTTTCAGTTGTCAATCTCAATGGGCAGAAGCTGTTCAGTTATAACAAAGGAACATTGTTGCCAGGCGATTATATCCAGAGTATTCCTGTAAACAAGTTAGCGGCGGGTACTTATTTTATTACCATTGAAACAGGAAATAAGAGAGTGTATAAAAAGTTTGTAGTGGTTCATTGA